The Plodia interpunctella isolate USDA-ARS_2022_Savannah chromosome 11, ilPloInte3.2, whole genome shotgun sequence genome includes a window with the following:
- the Rint1 gene encoding RAD50-interacting protein 1: MDEDEKKAIVQDLNLKIGGDINELANAYQLENELVLRRDKLQNSLHASSNLVPTKLTSALKKAENNSNQIHKLKEKSENLKNKVNDFLDKTEPLRTELDMRFSAINKLEQVLIYLKSFEKIEDLSRQMKHCNDDEQLVLLYGDLKDMCLDYKAGHRATYVREYTHYWHNVLKDKLTKHYEDVLKSIKWPLSSGVENPPLPKDVLIRFYNLTRYLFLIEEPEDVSSSTVSEEIVQELNPCLPVKILLKPLKKRFLFHFTGSRQTARIDRPEWFLTQTLTWIKDHQAFVRTHVQPVADKLEIPNVKAVDEFNSGLIALAAERLHTVLGLYHSPGSKTELVDIDAAFAHAVDETLGFHRELITVTGKDVNSVLSVLTKAETFVRWLAVEKKYALAKIDEMLSNEQWCESVASGVGSAVGPMLWVPRGADWFIALLKTIEDRYAVLPQPGHRLQFLELQLELVEEWRVRLTQLLSAAVATLTPDSLLTANSPHPLLAHINCAHHTRTVLLQWAHSLHYLQLYYYRRQFQHFTHQQHRDDSDSSSSSDDDDSDSDDNRKSPKEGEIDETMSLKEVEVRAKKLALNEVSRRNSLIVELSQFDITSPIANLAVTEPLGEEDAEEAGVFAEAPALLGHLRDAGLAALAEHILLEFKAGLRDYKKQKWHAWLMVEESALSVSATLCRALAALCGRLAHCSRRLAPKLTARLRAQLAADTDQYVYEEVVLQNWFNTGGTVQFTHDVKRNLIPAFAPPNKVASQVNQLTKLLEACKLLNLDYDDARRLRSVISKTPNLAAEHLNNLGVRHIPLNECQQILSQRTDLSDNASPSSVMELF; this comes from the exons ATGGACGAAGACGAAAAAAAAGCTATCGTTCAAGATCTAAACTTGAAAATAGGGGGTGACATAAATGAATTGGCTAATGCTTACCAACTTGAAAATGAATTGGTTCTAAGGAGAGACAAGTTACAAAACTCT CTTCATGCATCCAGTAATTTAGTTCCTACAAAATTAACGTCTGCACTAAAGAAAGctgaaaataattcaaatcaaatccataaacttaaagaaaaaagtgaaaatttgaAGAATAAAGTAAATGATTTTCTGGACAAAACAGAGCCTCTTAGAACAGAGCTAGATATGAGATTCTCAGCTATAAATAAGTTAGAACAAGTCTTGATTTATCTGAAATCATTTGAGAAAATTGAGGATCTCAg tcGTCAAATGAAGCATTGCAATGATGATGAGCAGCTAGTGTTGTTGTATGGGGACCTAAAAGACATGTGTCTAGATTACAAAGCTGGCCACAGAGCTACCTATGTGAGAGAGTATACACACTACtggcataatgttttaaaagatAAACTTACCAA ACATTATGAAGATGTTTTGAAGTCAATCAAGTGGCCTCTATCCAGCGGTGTTGAAAATCCACCTCTACCGAAAGATGTGCTAATTAGGTTCTACAACCTCACAAGGTATTTATTCCTTATTGAGGAACCTGAGGATGTCAGTTCAAGTACTGTCTCTGAGGAAATTGTCCAGG agcTAAATCCCTGCTTGCCAGTGAAAATTCTACTAAAGCCTTTGAAAAAAAGATTCTTATTTCACTTCACTGGATCCCGTCAAACGGCGCGAATAGACCGACCTGAGTGGTTCCTCACTCAGACTCTAACTTGGATAAAGGATCACCAAGCATTTGTGAGGACTCATGTGCAGCCAGTGGCTGATAAACTTGAGATTCCTAATGTTAAAGCAGTG GACGAATTCAATTCTGGCCTAATTGCATTAGCAGCTGAAAGACTCCACACGGTACTAGGGTTGTACCACTCACCAGGATCGAAAACTGAACTGGTAGACATCGACGCAGCTTTCGCTCATGCTGTGGACGAGACCCTGGGTTTTCATAGAGAATTGATTACTGTGACCGGAAAGGATGTGAATAGTGTGTTATCTGTGCTGACGAAAGCTGAAACCTTTGTAAGATGGCTTGCCgttgagaagaaat ATGCTCTTGCGAAAATAGACGAGATGTTAAGCAACGAGCAGTGGTGCGAATCAGTCGCGTCGGGCGTGGGTTCCGCCGTGGGCCCCATGTTGTGGGTGCCTCGCGGCGCGGACTGGTTCATCGCCTTGTTGAAGACCATCGAGGACCGATACGCAGTGCTGCCGCAACCGGGCCATCG tttACAGTTCCTCGAGTTGCAGCTGGAATTAGTCGAAGAATGGCGCGTGCGATTGACACAGCTGCTGAGTGCGGCCGTGGCCACACTGACGCCGGATTCGCTGCTGACCGCCAACAGTCCGCACCCGCTGCTCGCGCACATCAACTGTGCGCATCACACGCGCACTGTGCTGCTGCAGTGGGCCCACTCTCTG CACTACCTACAGCTGTATTACTACAGACGTCAGTTCCAACACTTCACGCATCAGCAGCACCGCGATGACTCAGACTCCAGCTCCAGTTCTGATGATGACGACTCCGACTCAGACGATAATCGGAAATCTCCTAAAG aaGGCGAAATAGATGAGACGATGTCGCTGAAAGAAGTTGAAGTTCGCGCCAAAAAACTAGCGTTGAACGAGGTTTCGCGACGGAACTCTTTGATAGTTGAACTAAGCCAATTTGACATA aCATCGCCAATAGCCAACCTAGCGGTGACAGAGCCGCTCGGAGAAGAAGACGCAGAAGAAGCGGGCGTGTTCGCTGAGGCGCCGGCGCTGCTCGGCCACCTGCGGGACGCCGGGCTGGCTGCGTTGGCAGAACATATCCTGCTGGAGTTCAAGGCCGGCTTGCGGGACTATAAGAAGCAAAA ATGGCATGCATGGCTGATGGTGGAAGAGAGCGCCCTGTCGGTGTCGGCGACGCTGTGCCGCGCGCTGGCGGCGCTGTGCGGCCGCCTGGCGCACTGCAGCCGCCGCCTCGCGCCCAAGCTCACCGCGCGTCTGCGCGCGCAGCTCGCCGCGGACACGGACCAGTATGTATACGAG GAGGTTGTCTTGCAGAACTGGTTCAATACGGGAGGCACGGTGCAATTCACACATGATGTCAAGAGGAATCTGATTCCTGCCTTCGCGCCACCAAACAAGGTCGCCTCGCAAGTCAACCAGTTGACAAA GTTACTAGAAGCGTGCAAACTCCTCAACTTGGATTACGACGACGCGCGGCGCTTACGCTCCGTCATATCCAAGACTCCCAACTTGGCTGCGGAACATCTCAACAATTTGGGGGTGCGGCACATCCCTCTAAACGAGTGCCAGCAGATCCTCAGCCAGAGGACCGACCTCAGCGACAACGCCTCGCCCTCCTCAGTGATGGAGTTATTCTGA
- the frj gene encoding lysophospholipid acyltransferase 7, translated as MKMWSFLSKNWNDIIYLFLLLFSVAIGRYYRSLGTVQVKKWIGTLLGLLLILIVSGFNAFHPILSGITGILIIKLTGVRYCHVATFFFMFSYLFFFRLADKFGFPLPTGQTNLIEMIIVLRVVGVAFEINGSWLAISKKKKNEDKESSTELKEKDDEFLELISPNLVDLVHYSYNYIGLLTGPYYRYRTFDDYFKLPFSKYVDCTGFTINTLKAVPLYISLYLALSNLWPLEYILSEEHNNRSFLYQMMYPWALFAAFRQRIYSGMTLAESVCTSAGMGAYPVEGKNRTGHGPTVGYMKLKQMPEEQAKTTEYDFNTIESMEVWACETTVTLRDSMKVWNKAVQYWVAMVVYKRFPVKPLKVHAALFVSVIWHGFHAGYFFCIYFCPFYLMAEDIYYKLYYKNAIGLKKKILGFVMWFLRSHSESYQAAAFLLLTFDRIWIYYSSVYHYWYGVWLAFLILGLALNTAHKMSTPRVKKEGKESMESRTD; from the exons ATGAAAATGTGGtcttttttgtcaaaaaactggaatgacattatttatttatttttactgttatttagcGTTGCAATAGGCCGTTATTATAGGTCTTTAGGTACAGTCCAAGTGAAGAAATGGATTGGGACACTTCTCGGTCTTCTGCTCATTTTAATAGTTTCGGGCTTTAATGCCTTTCACCCTATTCTGTCAGGAATAACAGGCATTTTAATCATTAAACTGACAGGAGTACG GTACTGCCATGTAGCCACATTTTTCTTCATGTtcagctatttatttttctttcggCTGGCTGATAAGTTTGGCTTCCCTCTGCCTACGGGGCAAACAAATCTGATAGAGATGATAATAGTGTTGCGTGTTGTTGGAGTTGCATTTGAAATCAATGGCTCGTGGCTGgcaatttctaaaaaaaagaaaaatgaagaTAAAGAGTCCTCAACAGAATTGAAGGAAAAGGATGATGAATTTTTAGAATTAATCAGTCCAAATCTTGTGGATTTGGTGCATTACTCTTACAATTATATTGGTTTACTAACAG gTCCATATTACAGGTACAGAACATTTGATGATTATTTCAAGTTGCCTTTCAGCAAATATGTGGACTGCACAGGATTCACCATAAACACTCTGAAAGCTGTTCCACTGTACATTTCATTGTATTTGGCCCTTTCCAATTTATGGCCTTTGGAG TATATTTTGTCTGAAGAACATAACAACAGAAGTTTTTTGTATCAAATGATGTACCCTTGGGCATTGTTTGCGGCGTTTAGACAGCGTATTTATTCTGGAATGACGTTGGCGGAGAGTGTCTGCACATCAGCTGGGATGGGTGCTTACCCCGTTGAGGGGAAGAATAGAACAGGACATGGGCCCACTGTGGGttacatgaaattaaaacaaat gcCAGAGGAGCAAGCAAAGACAACAGAGTATGACTTCAACACCATTGAATCCATGGAAGTGTGGGCTTGTGAGACTACGGTCACTCTCCGTGACTCTATGAAGGTGTGGAACAAGGCAGTGCAGTATTGGGTTGCCATGGTCGTTTACAAGAGATTCCCTGTTAAACCACTGAA ggTCCATGCAGCGTTATTTGTATCTGTAATTTGGCATGGGTTCCATGCCGGTTATTTCTTCTGCATTTATTTCTGTCCATTTTATTTGATGGCTGAAGACATTTACTACAAATTGTATTACAAGAATGCTATTGGATtg aaaaagAAGATTCTAGGTTTCGTAATGTGGTTCTTAAGGAGTCATTCAGAGTCATATCAAGCGGCTGCGTTCCTTCTATTGACGTTCGACCGAATTTGGATATATTACTCTTCTGTCTATCATTACTGGTATGGCGTGTGGCTTGCATTCTTAATACTAGGGTTGGCTCTGAATACTGCACACAAAATGTCAACTCCTAGAGTGAAAAAAGAAGGAAAAGAATCTATGGAAAGTAGaactgattaa